In Procambarus clarkii isolate CNS0578487 chromosome 6, FALCON_Pclarkii_2.0, whole genome shotgun sequence, one DNA window encodes the following:
- the LOC138356116 gene encoding putative cyclin-dependent serine/threonine-protein kinase DDB_G0272797/DDB_G0274007 — MNHKEHPQFESAEHPQFESAEHPQFESAEHPQFESTEHPQFESAEHPQFESAEHPQFESAEHPQFESAEHPQFESAEHPQFESAEHPQFESAEHPQFESAEHPQFESAEHPQFESAEHPQFESAEHPQFESAEHPQFESAEHPQFESAEHPQFESAEEHKRDKMPGSTSPLPDSDFVDPSYAHQLLSNDGATSSVVPHDTSEGGADDEVK; from the exons ATGAACCACAAGGAACACCCTCAGTTTGAGAGCGCAGAACACCCTCAGTTTGAGAGCGCAGAACACCCTCAGTTTGAGAGCGCAGAACACCCTCAGTTTGAGAGCACAGAACACCCTCAGTTTGAGAGCGCAGAACACCCTCAGTTTGAGAGTGCAGAACACCCTCAGTTTGAGAGCGCAGAACACCCTCAGTTTGAGAGCGCAGAACACCCTCAGTTTGAGAGCGCAGAACACCCTCAGTTTGAGAGCGCAGAACACCCTCAGTTTGAGAGCGCAGAACACCCTCAGTTTGAGAGCGCAGAACACCCTCAGTTTGAGAGTGCAGAACACCCTCAGTTTGAGAGCGCAGAACACCCTCAGTTTGAGAGTGCAGAACACCCTCAGTTTGAGAGTGCAGAACACCCTCAGTTTGAGAGTGCAGAACACCCTCAGTTTGAGAGCGCAGAACACCCTCAGTTTGAGAGCGCAGAGGAACATAAGAGAG ATAAGATGCCGGGCAGCACATCGCCGTTGCCAGATAGTGACTTTGTGGACCCATCGTATGCTCATCAATTGCTTTCTAATGATGGTGCCACCTCCTCAGTGGTGCCCCACGACACATCAGAGGGCGGTGCAGATGATGAGGTAAAATGA